CTGGGCGTGGGTGTGGAAGAGATCCAGATCTGGCGACCACGAGAGGACTTCGTCGAGCAATCGTCGGACGACATCTGGCGCGCGGCCGGGCGCGCCGTCCGCACCGCTCTAGCGGAAGCCGGCATCGAGGCGAAGGACGTGGTGGGCATCGGTTTCGACGCCACCTGCTCCCTCGTGCTGCTCGACGCCGAAGACCGCCCGGTCAGCGTGAGCCCCAGCGGCAAGGCCGAGCAGAACGTGATCGTGTGGATGGATCACCGCGCCATCGCCGAAGCCGAGGCCATCAACGCCACGGGCCACGAGGTGCTCGACTACGTGGGCGGCGTCATCTCTCCGGAGATGCAAATGCCCAAGCTCGCGTGGCTCAAGAAGCACCTCCCGGAGAGCTTCCGCCGCGCTGCACGCTTCTTGGACCTTCCTGATTTTTTGGTCTACCGCGCCACCGGCGAGGACGTCCGCTCGCTGTGCACCACGGTCTGCAAGTGGACCTACCTGGGGCAGGACGGAGGGCGCTGGTCGGACGATTTCTTCGCCCAGATCGGCCTCGCAGACCTCGCCGAGAGCGAGCACGCGCGCATCGGCCGGCGCGTGCGGCCCATGGGCGAGCGCGCCGGGGCGCTCACCGCGGCGGCTGCGGAAGAGCTCGGCCTTGCCCCCGGCACGCCGGTGGGCGTCAGCATCATCGATGCCCACGCCGGCGGCCTCGGCCTGATCGGCATTCCGCTCGACGGCAAGGCACCCACGGAAGACGAGCTCGAGCGCCGCCTGGCACTGATTGGCGGAACTTCCAGCTGCCACATGGCGGTGAGCAAGGCGCCGCGCTTCGTGCCGGGTGTGTGGGGCCCCTACTTCTCGGCCATGGTACCCGGCATGTGGCTCACCGAGGGAGGACAGTCGGCGACCGGCGCCCTCATCGACCACGTGATCTTCTCTCACGCCCGCGGGGCCGAGCTCCGCCAGCGCGCGGAAGCGGAGGGCACCAGCGTGTACGCGCTCTTGAACGACGTCCTCGACGGCATGCCGGCCCCCTTCCCCGCCGCCCTCACGGCGGAGCTCCACGTGCTGCCGGACTTCCACGGCAATCGCTCACCCCGAGCGGATCCGACCCTCAAGGGCATGGTGAGCGGCCTGAGGCTCACGGACAGCGTGGAGAGTCTGGCGCTCCTGTACCTGGCGACGATCCAAGCCATCGCCCACGGCACCCGCCATATCCTCGCGGCCCTGGAAACCGAGGGCTATCGCATCGAAACGCTGTTCGCCTGCGGCGGCGACAGCAAGAACCCGGTGTTCGTGCGCGAGCACGCCGACGTGACGGGACGCCCCATCGCGCTGCCTCGGGAGCCCGAAGCCGTGCTGGTGGGCTCGGCGATCCTCGGCGCGGTCGCCGCCGGCGCGCACCCGTCAGTAGTGGCGGCGATGGGCGCCATGACCGCGCCGGGCAGCACCATTGCGCCCACGGCGGGAGAGGTCGCCCGCTACCACGACAAGAAGCACCGCGTGTTCCTCGCGCTGTGGGAGCACCAGCTCGCCTACCGCGCGATGATGCAGTGACGCGTCACTCGTCGGCTTTGGGTTTGTCGTCCGCCGTCGGGACGAGCTCGGCAAGCTCGTCGTCCTCGGTCCCGACGGCGTCGAGCATCTGCTTGCCGAACGCTTCGAGGGCGTCCTGACCGCCGAAGGCGGCGGCGACCTTGCCCTGCATCGCCGCCAGCGCCGCGCTGTCGCCGCTGGCCAGCGCTTGCATCATCTCGTTGATGGTGTCGCCGCCCAAAGCGCCCATCACTTGTCCCATCATGTTCGCGAGGTCGGGCGCCGCTTGTGGACCCGCGCTCGCTATCGGCGCCCACTCCCCCGCCTCGCCGATCTCTTCGATCACGCCCTCGTAGGTTCGAGCGCGCGGCTTGGCCACGTCGGGGACCAAGAACACCCCGCGGGGATCGTCGTGCGGGTCCAGCGCGTCGCCGAGGAGCTGAACCAACGCCGCCCCGATGTCTTCCGGCTCGGCGCCGAAGCGTTGTTGCGTGCGAATGAGCACGCCGTCCTCGAGCGTCTCGACGACGAGCTCGGACGGCAGGGGCAGATCGCGACCTTTGAGCAAAGCGAGTGCGTCGATGGCCATGGATCGTTCGTAGCACGGCTAGGTTAGGCTGCCTGCGTGACGCTATCGGAAGAGCTCCTCGCGCTCGGCGTCGCGCCGGGCGGCGTGCTCCTCGCGCACATCTCGTTTCGTGCCGTGCGGCCCGTGGAAAATGGGCCAACGGGCCTTGTCTCCGCGCTCCGCGAAGCCCTCGGTCCCGACGGCACGCTGGTGATGCCGTCTTGGGGCGCTGACGACGACACGCCGTTCGATCCCAGGAGCACCCCCGCCGCGCCGGATCTGGGCGTGACGGCCGACGTCTTCTGGCGCCTCCCCGGTGTGCGCCGCAGCAACCACGCCTTCGCCTTCGCCGCCGCGGGTCCGGCCGCCGAGGCGATCCTGCGCGACGGCTTGCCGCTGCCGCCCCACGTTCCCGCGAGCCCCGTGGGCCGTGTGCACGACCACGACGGCCAGGTGTTACTGCTCGGGCCGGGGCACGACGCGAACACCACGCTGCACCTCGCCGAGCTCATCGCGAAGGTGCCCTACGGCGTTCCGCACCACTGCACCGTGCTCGATGGCGGCGTGGCGAAACGCATCGACTACTTGGAGAACGATCACTGCTGCGAGCGCTTCGCGCTGGCGGACGACTGGCTCCGCGCCGCGAGCCTGCAACGCGAGGGGCGCCTTGGCAGCGCCACCGCACGCCTGATGCGCTCGCGGGACGTGGTGCGCGTGGCGCTCGAAGCGCTCGCGGCCGATTCCATGGTATTTTTGCATCCTGCCGCCGCCGGCTGCGAGGAGTGCGACAGAGCGCGACAGAGCGCGAGGGAGTGAGCATGGCTGCCAAGAAGACGCCGACGAAGAAGAAACCCGCACCCAAGAAGGCGCCCAGCAAACGGAAGAAGGTGCCTGCGAAGGAGCCACCCAAGGACAAGCCCGCACCCGCCAAGGCGCCGCCCAAGAAGAAGCCCGCACCCGCCAAGGCGCCGCCCAAGAAGAAGCCCGTGCCCGCCAAGGCTCCTCGCAAGAAGGCCGCCAAGGCGGACTTCTCGCGGCTCCGGACCTACTCGGAGAACGCCAAGTACGTCCCCCGCTTGGTGCGCGCTCTCACGGGCGGTCCGGAGGAGCGCGCGGACGCCTTCAAAGCCCTGTCCTCCGAGCTGTTCGACACCAACAAGTGGTTCTCTGCCAGCCCCGCGGCGGCCGAGCTCTTGCTGAGCGCACTGGCCAGCGGAGACGAGGGCGGCGAGCTCGCAGGGCGCTTGCTCGCCGACGTGGTCGCCGGAGGCAGCGCCGACGCCGTGGGCAGCGGACGCTTTCGCGCGGCACCGGACGCGCGCCTCGGCGCCAGCACTCGACGCGTCGTTTCCGAAGCCCCCGATCTCGTCCTCGCTGCCCTGTCGAGCGAACGGACGGAGGTGGCGGCCGCCGCGGCGTTGGTGCTGCCCTACGTTCCCGAGGCGCTCGAGGCCGCCACTGCCGACGAATCCCTGCTTTCGCCCCGGGCCGCCCGGGCGAGCTACCTGTTCGCGCGCTGCCTCGCCGATGCCGACAGCGCGAGCGTGGTGCGCGGCCTGAAGCTCGATGCGCTGGAACGCGCGGCCGTGGCCCTCGCGGAGATGTTCACCGCCGGTACGGTCCCCGAAGCGGATCTCGGTCCTCTGTTCGATGCCCAGAGCTTCGACCGATTCCCGTGGTTCAACGGCCATCTGCTGCAGCCGCTGGCGCAACGCTTCGGAGACGCGCCGGCCGCGACGAAGCTCGCGCTCGTGCGGGCCGTTTCCGCGCCGCTCCAACAAACAAATGCTGAGCGCCTCGAGAGGGCTGCGGAGAGCCTGATTCGGCTAGGCGGATTCCGGGACGACTTCGAGCAGAGCGAGGTCGTGCTGGTAGAGCGCCTGAGCCCACTCCAGCGCGCGTGCGCCGAGCTCTTGGCCCGACGCGACGGCATTCGGCTTTCGGCAGGCAACTGGGGCATCCCGGAGTCGGGGCGAGACCGACGTCGCTGGCTGGGCATCGATCCACCGGGCCCGCTGGAGAAGATCGTTTCCTACGGCAAGGCGAAGCTGCCGCTGTGGAAGGCGTGGCGGGAAGAGATCGCGAACGGCGATCGCCAACTGCCGAAGTTCGTCGAGGCCGCGCTCACTCCGCTCGAGCTCGCCGAAGCGCTCAGCGAGGTTTCCCTCAACGGCTACGGGATCTCCGACGTGGACGCCACCGAAGAAGAGCTCTTCGCGTTGGGCAAGCGCATTGGCAAGGCCGGTGTCGAGTGGGCCATTTCGCACGCTCGGGCGCTCGCGACAATCTGGGAAGGTGGCGGCCCCGAAGCCACCGTGATGGGCGCCAGCGACGCCCAGGAGTACGTCATCAGCGGCATCCTCGTGGCCAGCGGTCACCCCTGGACGCCGGAGCTTCGCCCCTTTGCTCCCGTCTCCCCACCGGAGATCGCTCGCGAGGTGCTCCCGCACCTGCCGACCGATCTCCGCGAAGACGTCGTTTACCAGAAGTCGGCCCACTACTTCCGCAACCCACACGACGATCGCTGCATCGGGCGCCTCATGCCGCTCATCGATCTGGTGCCGTCCGAGCGGCTGCTCGCTCCGCTGCGCGAGCGGCTGGCGCATCCACGCGTGCGCGAGGGCCTGCGCCCCGACAAAGGCGCGGCGCCCACGCCGACCGGCGCGCAGCTGGCGGACGCCTACCTCGAACGCCTCGCCCAGCTCTGACCGGAGCTCACGGCGAGGCGCTAGCGGCGTTCGTGACGGGATTCGCGCCGCAGCGACAGGATCGTAGCCCTCATGTTGGCCCGCCGCGGAACCTCCGCATGCGGGCGTTCACGATATCGTCGCGCGGCGTTCCGCGAGTCGTACGGAAAGGTGATCTCGACTCAGTCTTCCTCGTCGACGTCCGTGCCCGTGAGGCGTCCTTCCGCGTATTCCGCCTTCACGTCGCCTCGCTCCCAGTCGCGGATGCCGGCGAAGCACTCGCGTGAGAAGGGCTTGGCCTTCGATTTGTCGAGCCGCTTCAACGCCGCGTCGATCACGCCGACCTCCGCGTCCCCTGCGCTCTGCCAATCGACGTAGATCAGAGAAACCGCGTTCTCGGGGCCCTCCAGAGCCGCAGCGATGTCGTAAGCGTCGAGCGCCGCGGGGTCCTCGAGCAGCAGCAGACCTCCGAGGAGCTCGCCCGCTGCCTTCACCAGGGTGACGTCGTGGTTGAAGATCTCGTTCTCTTGGTCGGGGTCGGCTGCCGTGTAATCCCGCAAGTGAGCGCGAATGGCGTCCACTCGCGCGGGGTTCGGCTCGACGCCCCTTTCGGCGCGCGCCCAAAGCATGTCGAGGCCCTCCGAGAGCAGTGGCAGCCGTTGGAGCTCCTCCCGCGCCGCGGCGTGGCGGCGCGCTTCGTCGATGCACCGTTGAACGCAGAACGCCACGTAGCCCACGCGGCATTCGTACGGCAGTCGTTCGATGATGCGCTCCCGGTCCTTGTACTTCATGGTTCCGATCTCGTCGCGCGGCGGCGCGCCGCGGCGGCGAGAGCAAACGCTGCGGCCAGCAGCACGCCGAGCGGCGAGGCGTCCGCGTCACGACCGGTCGCGGTGCAAGCGCAGGCGTGACTCTGCGGCGTGGGCGCGGGTTGCTCCGTGGGGTTGGCCGCGGGCGGCGGCGGGGCCGCGGCAGCGTTCGTCGCTTCCGGTTTGGCCGGCGGCGCTGCGCTGGGGGCGGCGCTCGAGCTCGGCGCAAGCGTCGGGTCTTCGTCCGGCGGGGGGTCGGACTCGGAGTAGTGCGTCCCGTCTTTCACGCAGTGATGCCCCTCGTGATACTCGTCGTGGTAGCCCTCCTCGCACTTCGGCGGCGGGCCGACGTCCGCCTGGGCGGTGAGCGGAGCAACGAGGAGCGCACAGAGGAGCAGAGCAGGAGTGAGTCGGCGCATGGCTGGGCAGCATATCCGTTCTGGCACTGCCGTGCAGCGCTGCCCGCCCGCGACGGGGTTCGCGCCGAACCAACATTCAAACGCTAACGGGAGCTGCGGCGACGGAGGCGGTCGATGGCGACCGCCAGCACGATGATGGCGCCGGTGAGGATTTCCTGGACCCAGTTGGGCAAGCCGACGTGCGTGGAACCGGTCTTTATGGTCGTCATCAACAGAGCACCCACGAGGGCGCCGGCGATGGATCCTTGACCACCCGCGAGGGAGCCGCCGCCGATCACGACGGCGGCGATCACTTCCAGCTCGAGACCGATGGAGTCCGTGGGATCCCCCACGGTGAGCGTCGAGAACTCCATCAACCCGGCGAGACCGGCGAGGGCACCCGCGAGGGCGTACACCCAGATGGTGACTCGAGGCACGCGAATGCCGCACAAGCGCGCCGTTTCTTCGTTGGAGCCGATGGCGACGACGTGGCGACCGAACACCGTGTAGCGCAGCATGCCGGCGAACAAGAGGGCGGTGACCGCCGCGACCCACACCCCCGCGGGGGGCAGCCACACGGAGCTCGTGGGTGCCATCAGGGTGTCGAGGCCGGCGGACTGCACGTCGATCTTCTGCTCGTTGGCGATACCCTTGGCGGCGCCGCGCAACGCGCTCATGGTGCCCAACGTCACGATGAACGGCGTGATGCCGAGCTTCGCCACCAACGTGCCGTTGACGACGCCCGCGACGGTAGCCAGGGCGACCCCCGCGGCGACGGCGACGAGGGGGGAAGCGCCGCCGGCGAGGACCTTGGCGACCACTACCGTGGTGAGCGCCACCAGAGAGCCGACGGAAAGGTCGATACCGCCTGCGACGATCACGTAAGTCATGCCCACGCTGGCGATGGCCACGACCACCGTCTGACGCAGCATGGTGGCGAGGTTTTCCGGGCGCGCGAAGGTATCCGGGCTGGCGACGGCGAACAGCGCGTACACCAGGACGAGCGCCACCAGAGGTCCGAACCACGGTCGACGCAGGAGATCCTTCATACGCCCGTCGCCTCCGCGAGCAGACTCTCCTCCGAGAGCTCCGCCACCGGTCGCGCGGGCCCCAGCTGGCCGCGGTGCATGACGGCAACGCGATCGCAGAGCTCGAGTAGCTCCGGCAGAGCGCTACTCACCAGGAGCACGGCCTTGCCGCGCGCGGCAAGCTCTTCGATCAGACCGTGGACTTGAGCGCGGGCGTTCACGTCGATGCCGCGAGTGGGCTCGTCCAGCAAGAGCACGTCCACGTCGTGGTGGAGCAAGCGTGCGATGGCGACCTTCTGCTGATTGCCGCCGGACAGCTCACCGACGGCTTGGCCAACGTCCGAAAGCACGATGCCGAGCTCCTTGGCCCAGCGCTCTGCAGCGCTGCGCTGGGCAGCGGGGGACAGGAGCCCACGCCGGCGAAACGGCGTGAGCTTGGAAAGGGTGAGGTTTTCGGCCACCGAGAGCGCGGTAGCGAGGCCTTCGTTCTTGCGATCCTCACTGAGCATGCCGACGCCTTGCCGCAGGCGCTGTGCGGGGCCCGCGCTGCCTCTGGTCCCGCCCACGGTGATGCGACCCGAACGGACGGGGTCGAGGCCGAACAGCGCGCGCAGGAGCTCCGTGCGCCCCGAGCCCACCAGCCCGGCGATTCCGAGGATCTCGCCGCGCCGAAGCTCGAAGCTCGCGCCGCGGGGCAACGCCGCCCCCGAAAGCTCGTGCACCGAGAGCACGACGTCCCCGGGCCTTCGCTCGCTCCGGCGCGCGCGCTTCTCCACCGCGCGGCCCGCCATCTGGGCGACCCAGGTGTCGTTGTCCGAGTCCTCCACGCGCCCCCCGGCCACCGTGCGGCCATCTCGAAGCACGGTGAAGTCATCGGCGAGTCGCCGCACCTCGTCCAAGAAGTGCGAGATGTAGAGGATGGTGAGCCCTTGTTCCGCCAGGCGGCGCAGGGCGGAGAACAACCGCTCGACGTCGTCTCCGGTGAGGCTGCTGGTGGGCTCGTCCAGGATCAAGAGCTTGGCGTCGGGAAGCGCCAGGGCCCGAGCGATCTCCACCAGCTGCTGCGCCGCCAAGGGCAGCTCGCCGACCAACGCGTCCGCGGCGATGGCGCGACCACCGCTCAGAGGCTTAAGGACGGCCTCCACCCGTTGGCGAGCGCGGCTCAGGTCGATGAGCGGACCGCGCGTTGGCTCCATGCCGAGGAGCACGTTCTCCGCCACGGTGAGGTGGGGACAGACCGAAAGCTCCTGGTACACGATGGCGACGCCGCGTTCACGAGCCTGTTGTGGGCTCGACGGCGCGTAGGGCTTTCCGGAGAGCTGCATGCTGCCGGCGTCGGGCAGCAGGGCCCCGGCCAGGATCTTCATCAGAGTGCTCTTGCCCGCGCCGTTTTCACCGAGGACGGCGTGAACGCGCCCCGGCTCTGCCTCGAGGCTCACTCCGGCGAGAGCCCGCGTGGAGCCAAAGGCCCTTTCGACACCCGAAAGGACGATCCCCATCGGGCTATTTCCCGAGCCACTTTTCGAGGTCTGGCTTCAACAGGCGCACGATCTCGGGCTTGTCCATGTTGGCCTTGTCGACCAGCGTGGCGCCCGTGTCGATGCGCTCGGCGACCTTCTGTCCCTTCTTGTGCTCCACCAGCGTCTTCACCGCGGTGTAGCCCATCTTGAAAGGATCCTGCAGCACGAGACCATCGATGGATCCCGACTTCACGCCGGCCACCAGCTTGTCCGACGCGTCGAAGCCGATGAAATGGATCTTGCCGGTCAGCTTCGCCTTCTGGAGGGCGAGCAGCATGCCGAAGGTCGTGGACTCGTTGGGGCAGAAGACGCCGTCCACACCGCCGCTCTCGGCGTTGCGCGCCAAGAGCAGGCTCTCGCTCGCGGAAAACGCCGTCTCCGTGGTGGCACCGCCGTATTGATTGTCGCTCACCACCTCGAGCCCGGGGTGCTTCTTCACCGCTTCCAAGAAGCCCTCTTCGCGCTCGTGGGTGCTCGCAGAGCCTTCTTGATAGCGGAGCACCACCACCTTGCCCTTGTCGCCCAGGAGCTTTGCCATGCGCTCACCGGCGAGACCGCCGGCGGCGCGGTTGTCCGTGGCCACGAAGCTCACCGGACTTCCTCCGGACAGCGCGGAGTCGAAGATCACGACGGGGATCTTGGCGTTCTGAGCGCCCTTCACCGACGCGACCAAGGCCTTGTCGTTCAAGGGGGCGAGCACGATGCCGCCCACGCCTTGGGCCGTGAAGGTCTGCACCAGATCGATCTGGCTCTTGAGGTCGTCTTCCTTCAGGGGCCCCTTCCAGATCACTTCCACGTCGAGCTCTTTGGCGGCCTTCTCGGCGCCGGCATGAACGGCCTTCCAATATTCGTGGGTGGTGCCTTTGGGGATCACCGCGATGCGCAGCTTGCCGGTGTCGTGCGATTCCTTCTTGCAGGCGACCACCAAGAGCAGGGTGATGAGCCAGATCCCGAGCCACTTTTTGCCCCTACACATCGCGGGCAGGATACACCGGTCAGCGTCTCGGCCGGGGGAATCGGCTGCGGATCCACTCGATGGCCCCCAAAAGGGGCGATCTCACGGCGGAGTCGGCCAGCGTCGAGCGGAGCGTCGCCGAAAGCTCGCTCGGGTCCATGGCGCCCTCCTCACCGATGAGCACGATCACGCTTTCTCTCGCCTCGCCCTCGCGCCACGGCTCCCCAAGAGAGAGCCGCGCGCGGCGACCCACGACCTGGAGCACGGCACGGGCTTCGGGCTTGTCGGCCAGCTGCACGAAGCCCTTGGCGCGATACACCGTGGGAGGCAGCTCGGTGAACACGGTCCGCAGCTTGTCCAACGCGAGAGGCGCTGACTCGCGAAAGGTGAACGTAGAAAAGCCGTGGGGCGCGTGGGGCGCGGCTTCGTCCGCGTCGCCGGCCGCACGCCCGATACCGAGCACGACCTCGAGCGGAACTTCGGCGTAAGACGCAGGGACGATGCGGGCGTGAGGCACCCAGCGAGCGAGCTCTGCGAAGAGCCGCTCGCGTTCTGCCGCGGTCACCAGATCGACCTTGTTGACGACCACGAGATCCGCGAGGGCCATCTGTTCCCGGGCCAGCACGTGGTGCGGCTCGCCTTCCGCTGGGAAGTGCTCGGCATCTACCACCGCAACGACTCCGTCCAGGTGCAGGGGCCAGCTCTTTTCCATCAGCGCGAAGGTGCGCAGCACCGCGCCGGGCTCGGCGATTCCGCTCATCTCCACCACGACGCGATCCGGCGGCTCGGGCAGCTTCAGGAGCTCTTGCACGCTGTTCATCAGGTCGTCGCGGATGGTGCAGCAGATGCAGCCGTTTTCGAGGGTCACCCGCGTGGCACTCGATTCCACGATCAGCGACGCGTCGATGTTAACGTCGCCGAAGTCGTTCACCATCACGGCGATCCGCTCGCCGTGATCTTCTTTCAAGATCCGGTTGAGCAGCGTGGTCTTGCCGGAGCCGAGAAAGCCGGAAAGCAGCGTGAACGGGACCGACACGGGCTCAATCCCCGTCCCACGGCCTCCCGAGCTGCGCGAGCGCCTTCTTGGCGTCCACGCGATACGGCGAGTCTTTGGGGCCGCCGCGCAGAAAGGCCTCCCAGTGCTTGATGGCTTCCTTGCGCGGGCCGAGCGCCCGCGCCAGCTGGTAGTGCGCCTCGTAGATCCAGTCCGGCTTGGGATCCATCGCGTCCCCGAGCTCCACCGCCTTGTCGAGCTGCTCCTGCGCTTCGTTGGTGCGCCGGTTGTCGACCAGCAGCTTGCCGTAGCGATAGCGCCAGGTGGCGTTGTTCGGGCTCTCCGACAACGCCTTTTGCCACTCGCTCATGGCGTCGTCCTCGCGGCTGAGCTGGTTGTAGGCGTCGGCCAGAGCAGCATGGGCCTCGAAGCGACTGGGGCGTAGCTCGAGGGCTTTCTGCAGATCCTTGACGGCGTCCTTCACGGCGCCTTCACGAGCCCGGAGCACGCCGCGCTGCCAGTAGGCGTCCGCCAGCCCCTGGTCCAGATCGAGCGCCTTACGGAGCGCCGTCTCGGCCACGCCCAGCCGGCCCGCTTCGTTGGCGGCCCAACCGACGTACAGGAAGTACTCGGCACGGTTGGGATCCAGATCCGCTGCGCGCTGGAGGTTCTTGAGCGCCTCGGCCAGGTTCTTTCCCTCCACCAACAAGGCGCGCCCCAAGCAGTGGTGCGTCTCCGCGGAGTTCGGACGTTTCTCGAGCACCTTGCCCAGGAGCTTCACCGCTTCCGCGGCGCGGCCGGACACGGTCTTGCCACATCCCACCCGCAGCATCAGATCCGGGTCGTTGGGAGCCTTCGCCAGCGCGCTCTCGTAGGCCTTCAGTGCCTCGTCGGTGCGCCCCGAAGCCTCGTACAGGAGCCCGCGCTCCAGGGCCAATCCGGGATAGTCCCGGTCCACCTTGGCGACCTCGTCGAAGACCTTGGTGGCTTCCTCGAATTTGCGATCGCGACGCAACGCCGCACCCAGGCGGAACTTGGCGCCGACGTCGCCCGGGTCGAGCTTCAGCGCTTCTCGGAACTCCGACACTGCGGCGTCGTAGCGGCCTTGCGACTGCGCCAACTCGCCGAGCGCGATGTGAATCGCCGGAGAGTCCGGGAGCTGGTCGCGAGCGTCCGCCAGCACCTTC
This window of the Polyangiaceae bacterium genome carries:
- the aac(3)-IV gene encoding AAC(3)-VI family aminoglycoside N-acetyltransferase, coding for MTLSEELLALGVAPGGVLLAHISFRAVRPVENGPTGLVSALREALGPDGTLVMPSWGADDDTPFDPRSTPAAPDLGVTADVFWRLPGVRRSNHAFAFAAAGPAAEAILRDGLPLPPHVPASPVGRVHDHDGQVLLLGPGHDANTTLHLAELIAKVPYGVPHHCTVLDGGVAKRIDYLENDHCCERFALADDWLRAASLQREGRLGSATARLMRSRDVVRVALEALAADSMVFLHPAAAGCEECDRARQSARE
- a CDS encoding sugar ABC transporter ATP-binding protein codes for the protein MGIVLSGVERAFGSTRALAGVSLEAEPGRVHAVLGENGAGKSTLMKILAGALLPDAGSMQLSGKPYAPSSPQQARERGVAIVYQELSVCPHLTVAENVLLGMEPTRGPLIDLSRARQRVEAVLKPLSGGRAIAADALVGELPLAAQQLVEIARALALPDAKLLILDEPTSSLTGDDVERLFSALRRLAEQGLTILYISHFLDEVRRLADDFTVLRDGRTVAGGRVEDSDNDTWVAQMAGRAVEKRARRSERRPGDVVLSVHELSGAALPRGASFELRRGEILGIAGLVGSGRTELLRALFGLDPVRSGRITVGGTRGSAGPAQRLRQGVGMLSEDRKNEGLATALSVAENLTLSKLTPFRRRGLLSPAAQRSAAERWAKELGIVLSDVGQAVGELSGGNQQKVAIARLLHHDVDVLLLDEPTRGIDVNARAQVHGLIEELAARGKAVLLVSSALPELLELCDRVAVMHRGQLGPARPVAELSEESLLAEATGV
- a CDS encoding FGGY-family carbohydrate kinase is translated as MTQAALGIDVGTGSVRAGLFDLKGRRLGVGVEEIQIWRPREDFVEQSSDDIWRAAGRAVRTALAEAGIEAKDVVGIGFDATCSLVLLDAEDRPVSVSPSGKAEQNVIVWMDHRAIAEAEAINATGHEVLDYVGGVISPEMQMPKLAWLKKHLPESFRRAARFLDLPDFLVYRATGEDVRSLCTTVCKWTYLGQDGGRWSDDFFAQIGLADLAESEHARIGRRVRPMGERAGALTAAAAEELGLAPGTPVGVSIIDAHAGGLGLIGIPLDGKAPTEDELERRLALIGGTSSCHMAVSKAPRFVPGVWGPYFSAMVPGMWLTEGGQSATGALIDHVIFSHARGAELRQRAEAEGTSVYALLNDVLDGMPAPFPAALTAELHVLPDFHGNRSPRADPTLKGMVSGLRLTDSVESLALLYLATIQAIAHGTRHILAALETEGYRIETLFACGGDSKNPVFVREHADVTGRPIALPREPEAVLVGSAILGAVAAGAHPSVVAAMGAMTAPGSTIAPTAGEVARYHDKKHRVFLALWEHQLAYRAMMQ
- a CDS encoding ABC transporter permease; protein product: MKDLLRRPWFGPLVALVLVYALFAVASPDTFARPENLATMLRQTVVVAIASVGMTYVIVAGGIDLSVGSLVALTTVVVAKVLAGGASPLVAVAAGVALATVAGVVNGTLVAKLGITPFIVTLGTMSALRGAAKGIANEQKIDVQSAGLDTLMAPTSSVWLPPAGVWVAAVTALLFAGMLRYTVFGRHVVAIGSNEETARLCGIRVPRVTIWVYALAGALAGLAGLMEFSTLTVGDPTDSIGLELEVIAAVVIGGGSLAGGQGSIAGALVGALLMTTIKTGSTHVGLPNWVQEILTGAIIVLAVAIDRLRRRSSR
- a CDS encoding GTP-binding protein, whose product is MSVPFTLLSGFLGSGKTTLLNRILKEDHGERIAVMVNDFGDVNIDASLIVESSATRVTLENGCICCTIRDDLMNSVQELLKLPEPPDRVVVEMSGIAEPGAVLRTFALMEKSWPLHLDGVVAVVDAEHFPAEGEPHHVLAREQMALADLVVVNKVDLVTAAERERLFAELARWVPHARIVPASYAEVPLEVVLGIGRAAGDADEAAPHAPHGFSTFTFRESAPLALDKLRTVFTELPPTVYRAKGFVQLADKPEARAVLQVVGRRARLSLGEPWREGEARESVIVLIGEEGAMDPSELSATLRSTLADSAVRSPLLGAIEWIRSRFPRPRR
- a CDS encoding substrate-binding domain-containing protein; amino-acid sequence: MCRGKKWLGIWLITLLLVVACKKESHDTGKLRIAVIPKGTTHEYWKAVHAGAEKAAKELDVEVIWKGPLKEDDLKSQIDLVQTFTAQGVGGIVLAPLNDKALVASVKGAQNAKIPVVIFDSALSGGSPVSFVATDNRAAGGLAGERMAKLLGDKGKVVVLRYQEGSASTHEREEGFLEAVKKHPGLEVVSDNQYGGATTETAFSASESLLLARNAESGGVDGVFCPNESTTFGMLLALQKAKLTGKIHFIGFDASDKLVAGVKSGSIDGLVLQDPFKMGYTAVKTLVEHKKGQKVAERIDTGATLVDKANMDKPEIVRLLKPDLEKWLGK